A section of the Mesobacillus jeotgali genome encodes:
- a CDS encoding TIGR00266 family protein: MRNHEIDYKIYGDDMQFVEVELDPNETVVAEAGSLMMMDQQIEMETIFGDGSGSGGGLVGKLFGAGKRLLTGESLFMTTFTNTGVDKKHVSFASPYPGKIIPMDLSKHGGKIICQKDAFLAAAKGVSVGVEFQRKLGAGFFGGEGFIMQKLEGDGMAFVHAGGTIHKKELQPGEVIKVDTGCLVAMTSNVDYNIEMVKGIKTALFGGEGLFFATLRGPGTVWIQSLPFSRLASRVFAAAPQGGGQNKGEGSVLGGVFRMLDGD, encoded by the coding sequence ATGAGGAACCATGAAATTGATTATAAAATTTATGGGGACGACATGCAGTTCGTCGAGGTTGAACTTGACCCGAACGAAACGGTTGTTGCCGAAGCTGGAAGTCTGATGATGATGGACCAGCAAATTGAAATGGAAACTATTTTTGGAGATGGTTCTGGCAGCGGAGGCGGTTTGGTTGGCAAGCTGTTCGGTGCCGGAAAGCGACTATTGACTGGCGAAAGTCTCTTTATGACCACATTTACCAACACTGGAGTAGACAAAAAGCACGTATCATTCGCTTCACCATACCCGGGAAAAATCATTCCAATGGATTTAAGCAAGCATGGCGGAAAGATCATCTGCCAGAAGGACGCGTTCCTGGCTGCTGCAAAAGGAGTCTCTGTTGGAGTTGAGTTCCAGAGGAAGCTTGGAGCAGGATTCTTTGGCGGAGAAGGCTTCATAATGCAAAAGCTCGAAGGTGATGGTATGGCATTTGTCCATGCAGGCGGAACCATACATAAAAAAGAACTTCAGCCTGGAGAAGTTATCAAAGTCGACACTGGCTGCCTTGTCGCGATGACAAGTAATGTGGACTATAACATTGAAATGGTTAAAGGAATTAAAACCGCACTTTTTGGCGGAGAAGGACTTTTCTTCGCTACACTAAGAGGACCAGGCACTGTTTGGATACAATCACTGCCATTCAGCCGACTTGCAAGCAGAGTCTTTGCCGCAGCTCCTCAAGGCGGAGGGCAAAACAAAGGCGAAGGCAGTGTTCTCGGCGGAGTTTTCCGCATGCTTGATGGCGATTAA
- a CDS encoding heterocycloanthracin/sonorensin family bacteriocin, with translation MMNDFQNQLQMLNVGDFQATQPVSWDQNLYQSGDERFLGLGLGGFGSCFGFGFSCFFSCFGCGGCFRCGGCFRCGGCGRCGGCGRCHRGS, from the coding sequence ATGATGAATGACTTTCAAAATCAGCTGCAAATGCTCAATGTTGGTGATTTCCAGGCTACTCAGCCGGTAAGCTGGGACCAGAACCTGTACCAATCAGGTGATGAGCGTTTTCTAGGTTTGGGTTTAGGTGGATTTGGCTCTTGTTTCGGATTCGGTTTCTCTTGCTTTTTTAGCTGCTTTGGCTGCGGCGGCTGTTTCCGCTGTGGTGGCTGCTTCCGTTGCGGAGGATGCGGTCGTTGTGGAGGCTGTGGCCGCTGCCATCGCGGAAGTTAA
- a CDS encoding putative thiazole-containing bacteriocin maturation protein: MVTLDPSMVLKVKRDTFYLAEPNVSVYFRNNSCSFRLEGSGIDQWVEKLLPMFNGEYSLGNLTNGLQEPYRQRVYQIAEVLLQNGFVRDVSKDEPHQLSEQVLKKFASQIEFVDNLAGSGPWRFQSFRNAKVLAIGSGPMLNSLVSSLLDSGLKQLNVSITSDVPTNRKRLTELAHHARKTDSVLELHEWAVKQGDWRELLRPYDSVLYVSQNGNLEELRKLQSICREEKKTFIPAVLFKQSGIAGPIFNPDSDASWESAWRRLHTSVRIKEQEIPAVSSTTGALLANVITFELFKDITGVTTAEQKHRIYLLDIETLEGSWHSFLPHPLEKGEPTAIKVEDPETRIEHDIQRTEPEKLLHYFSLLTSKETGILHVWEEGDLTQLPLAQCRVQAADPISDGPAELLEAIVCNGLTHEEARIEAALAGIEDYAGRLAGLFGKEEFQGIGAGETFVEGLGRGLQKCLAEKLNDRKNRRKELIYPVDADLIEDDRCLFYMNALGTVLGALRVGIGEDVIGFPVIWVGTRNGWYGSTGLNTTMALRSALQEALYDYQNSSIPEGKRFLCESQVLLEERGNQSIKIPVYPGKIQPETLQSAIEVLKENRIDFSVCELRIESIFNQQLAGIFGVSLREEGLT; encoded by the coding sequence TTGGTGACATTGGATCCTTCCATGGTTTTGAAGGTGAAAAGGGATACGTTTTATCTTGCTGAACCAAATGTTAGTGTGTACTTCAGGAATAATTCATGTTCCTTCCGTCTTGAGGGAAGCGGAATCGATCAGTGGGTTGAAAAGCTATTGCCGATGTTTAACGGAGAGTATTCATTAGGGAATTTAACAAATGGACTGCAAGAGCCATACAGACAACGTGTTTATCAAATTGCAGAGGTTCTTTTGCAGAATGGTTTTGTCAGGGATGTAAGCAAGGATGAACCACATCAACTATCGGAGCAAGTCTTGAAAAAATTCGCCTCACAAATTGAATTTGTCGATAATTTGGCTGGTTCTGGGCCTTGGAGGTTTCAGTCTTTTCGAAATGCCAAGGTGCTGGCGATTGGCTCTGGGCCAATGTTAAATTCGCTGGTGTCATCATTATTGGATTCTGGCTTGAAGCAGTTGAATGTCTCAATAACAAGTGACGTTCCTACGAATAGAAAAAGACTGACCGAGCTAGCTCACCATGCAAGAAAAACAGATTCCGTGCTGGAACTCCACGAATGGGCTGTAAAGCAGGGAGATTGGAGAGAACTGCTGAGACCGTACGATTCGGTCCTGTATGTATCTCAAAATGGTAACCTTGAAGAACTAAGGAAACTGCAATCAATATGCAGGGAAGAAAAGAAAACCTTCATTCCCGCTGTCCTTTTCAAGCAGTCAGGAATAGCTGGGCCGATTTTTAATCCAGATTCGGATGCGAGCTGGGAGTCAGCCTGGAGGCGATTGCATACCTCAGTCCGGATAAAAGAACAGGAGATCCCTGCTGTCTCTTCAACAACTGGAGCATTATTGGCTAACGTCATTACATTTGAGTTGTTTAAAGATATTACAGGAGTCACAACGGCTGAACAAAAACATCGGATTTATTTGCTAGACATAGAAACACTTGAGGGAAGCTGGCATTCATTTTTGCCACATCCGTTAGAAAAAGGAGAGCCAACTGCAATAAAGGTAGAAGATCCTGAAACAAGGATTGAACACGATATTCAAAGAACAGAACCAGAAAAACTACTGCATTATTTCAGCTTGCTGACATCAAAGGAAACTGGCATTTTACACGTCTGGGAAGAGGGAGACCTAACACAGCTTCCATTGGCACAATGCAGGGTTCAGGCGGCTGATCCCATTTCAGACGGCCCGGCTGAACTCTTGGAAGCGATAGTGTGTAATGGACTCACGCATGAAGAAGCAAGGATTGAGGCAGCGTTAGCCGGTATAGAAGATTATGCAGGCCGCCTGGCCGGTTTATTTGGAAAAGAGGAGTTTCAGGGTATAGGAGCTGGTGAAACGTTTGTAGAAGGACTGGGGAGAGGTCTGCAAAAATGTCTGGCTGAGAAATTAAATGATCGAAAGAACAGGCGAAAAGAATTGATATATCCGGTTGATGCGGACCTAATTGAGGATGATCGGTGCCTTTTTTATATGAATGCCCTAGGGACGGTGCTGGGAGCACTGAGAGTTGGGATAGGTGAGGACGTCATTGGTTTTCCTGTTATCTGGGTTGGAACGAGAAATGGCTGGTATGGAAGTACAGGGTTAAATACCACGATGGCATTAAGGAGCGCTTTACAGGAGGCGTTATACGATTATCAAAATAGTTCGATCCCAGAAGGTAAAAGATTCCTTTGTGAGTCACAGGTCCTCCTTGAAGAAAGGGGAAATCAAAGCATTAAGATTCCTGTTTATCCAGGAAAAATACAGCCTGAAACCTTACAGTCCGCAATTGAAGTCCTGAAAGAGAACAGAATCGATTTTTCTGTCTGCGAATTAAGAATCGAATCAATCTTTAACCAGCAATTAGCGGGAATATTTGGTGTATCGCTGCGTGAGGAGGGATTAACTTGA
- a CDS encoding TOMM precursor leader peptide-binding protein: MSSFVVIIGDGQLADRVGGELSSRYQVFRRPDFKNGLPANSELILVLHDLWNPDAHQKAEEVARQTGSPWLRGFVSFGEGIIGPLVRPETPGCSECADLRRLLGGQERSEMYAVKQKLAAGGASPDPWASRTSLLQLTNVIVAETDRILEGKETLSEGRLYFTDLKTLNGSWHTFLADSLCPVCSPIPDDSASLAQIHLEPSPKVSAGSYRTTALDQLKNLLLTDYYDNRTGLLNSKMYDLITPFADASVNLPMISGGNEGTAGRTQCYADSELTAILEGLERHCGLEPRGKRTVIHDSYRNLEKQAMNPLEVGVHADEEYEKPGFPFAKFDPDRPMDWVWGYSLIEERPILVPELLSYYSLGCGSAGFVYETSNGCALGGSMEEAIFYGIMEVVERDSFLLSWYAKLRLPRLDLSSAEDEELQLMAERMRAVAGYDLFLYNATMEHGIPSIWAMAKNRKDSGLNLICAAGAHLDPVKAAKSAIQELAGMMLNLDGKLESNKEGYLQMLEDDSLVRQMDDHGMLYGLPQAEDRLNFLLDDDRPLQSFKEAFQWESRHDDLTDDLKDILGVFRQLDLNVIVIDQTPPEIRKNGLYCVKVLIPGMLPMTFGHHLTRLKGLDRVLHVPMKLGYEKGPLTFEKLNHFPHPFP, translated from the coding sequence TTGAGTTCCTTCGTAGTCATCATTGGAGACGGCCAGCTGGCTGACCGTGTGGGGGGAGAGTTATCTTCCCGCTACCAGGTGTTTAGGCGGCCTGATTTTAAAAATGGCCTCCCTGCAAATTCGGAATTAATTCTGGTCTTGCACGATTTATGGAACCCTGATGCACATCAAAAGGCTGAAGAGGTGGCAAGACAGACAGGCAGCCCCTGGTTACGCGGCTTTGTTTCTTTTGGAGAGGGAATCATTGGACCACTCGTCCGGCCTGAAACTCCGGGGTGTTCCGAATGTGCTGACCTGAGGAGACTGCTGGGGGGACAGGAACGAAGCGAAATGTATGCAGTGAAACAGAAACTTGCTGCAGGAGGTGCTAGCCCAGACCCGTGGGCTTCTAGAACCAGCCTTTTGCAGCTCACGAATGTAATTGTCGCGGAAACAGACAGAATACTTGAGGGGAAGGAGACTCTTTCAGAGGGCAGGCTGTATTTTACCGACCTAAAAACTTTAAATGGCTCATGGCATACTTTCCTTGCTGATTCCCTTTGCCCGGTGTGCAGTCCAATACCAGATGATTCAGCCTCACTCGCACAAATTCACTTGGAACCGAGTCCTAAGGTCAGTGCAGGCAGCTATCGGACTACTGCGCTCGATCAATTGAAGAATCTGCTCCTGACAGATTATTATGACAATCGGACAGGGCTGTTAAATAGTAAAATGTATGATTTGATCACACCATTCGCCGATGCGAGTGTTAATCTGCCAATGATTTCTGGAGGCAATGAGGGCACAGCCGGAAGGACTCAATGCTATGCGGATAGCGAACTGACTGCCATTCTTGAAGGCCTCGAGCGCCATTGCGGGTTAGAGCCGCGCGGGAAGAGAACAGTCATCCATGACAGTTACCGGAACCTCGAGAAGCAAGCAATGAATCCATTAGAAGTGGGCGTCCATGCAGATGAGGAATATGAAAAGCCTGGTTTTCCATTCGCGAAGTTCGATCCTGACCGGCCGATGGATTGGGTCTGGGGATATTCCTTAATCGAAGAGCGGCCAATCCTCGTGCCCGAGCTTCTTTCCTACTATAGTTTGGGCTGCGGCTCGGCAGGATTTGTTTATGAGACTTCCAATGGGTGTGCACTTGGCGGAAGCATGGAAGAAGCGATCTTTTACGGAATCATGGAAGTGGTCGAGCGCGATTCCTTCCTTTTGTCATGGTATGCTAAGCTCAGGCTGCCGCGGCTGGATCTTTCTTCTGCAGAGGATGAAGAATTACAGTTGATGGCAGAACGGATGCGAGCAGTAGCTGGATATGATTTATTTTTGTATAACGCCACCATGGAGCATGGAATTCCAAGCATCTGGGCAATGGCAAAGAACAGGAAGGACAGCGGATTGAATCTGATATGTGCTGCCGGAGCCCATCTTGATCCGGTAAAGGCGGCAAAAAGTGCAATCCAGGAGCTTGCTGGCATGATGCTCAATCTTGATGGAAAATTGGAATCAAACAAGGAAGGCTATTTACAAATGCTTGAAGATGATTCACTCGTTCGCCAGATGGATGATCATGGAATGCTTTACGGATTGCCACAGGCAGAGGACCGGTTAAACTTCCTGCTTGATGATGATCGGCCATTACAGAGTTTCAAAGAAGCTTTTCAGTGGGAGTCTCGCCATGATGATCTAACGGATGATTTGAAGGATATTCTTGGGGTATTCCGCCAATTAGACCTCAATGTCATCGTCATCGATCAGACTCCGCCGGAAATAAGGAAAAATGGGCTTTATTGTGTAAAAGTATTGATTCCAGGAATGCTGCCAATGACTTTTGGACACCACCTTACCCGCCTTAAAGGGCTTGACAGGGTGTTGCATGTCCCGATGAAGCTTGGTTATGAAAAAGGGCCATTAACTTTTGAAAAACTAAACCATTTTCCGCATCCGTTCCCTTAG
- a CDS encoding SagB family peptide dehydrogenase gives MSLDEFLKDLHFNIDRANQENWEPNWEDAPLSYKLYKGLPVVPLSAEVPLTLSENRLPSKPDLEGIGHFLWYVYGITQLSESVYPGDDNPVHSYRRFAPSGGALYPNELYVYLKLDDLTEGVYHYDPSHHRLVLLRTGNFDSYISEALGNRCDLPSCFGTVFVSTMFWKNFFKYNNFSYRLQGLDAGVLMGQLLETAKRFGFAAGVYFQYLDSAINHLLGLSEQEESVYSIIPLSVGTTNWALSGEGSPNYKTAEVLKRELQPVEFDRIERSKTVLEFPKLNVINESAMLESAESFNRFSNNPRNVQGLSEIHLPHAESIEYDLAEVSKKRYSPEMDFVMARINQQQLAALLDGSVSAFTYRNDLDDISYGQENRISIYGCLYNVDGIPNGAYYYNHAEHRLEGIQEGDHRLLLQSGLSFDNVNLQQVPLCLHVTGNMDLYQQALGYRGYRILQMEAGMLVQRLLLKASALGLGGHPLLGFDAGMADELYGMNEQTCLIQIPIGPFRPKPWLKGSMHS, from the coding sequence ATGAGTCTTGATGAATTTTTGAAGGATTTGCATTTTAATATCGATCGTGCCAACCAGGAAAACTGGGAACCAAACTGGGAGGATGCTCCTCTATCGTATAAGCTTTATAAAGGATTGCCTGTCGTACCACTTTCTGCAGAGGTTCCGTTAACCCTATCCGAAAACCGGCTGCCATCAAAGCCGGACCTTGAGGGAATCGGACATTTTCTCTGGTATGTCTATGGAATAACACAATTGAGCGAATCTGTTTATCCTGGAGATGATAATCCCGTCCATTCATACAGGAGGTTTGCACCCTCCGGCGGGGCACTCTATCCTAATGAACTGTATGTATATTTAAAACTAGATGACCTGACAGAGGGAGTCTATCATTATGACCCATCCCATCACCGGCTTGTTTTGCTCCGGACCGGAAATTTTGATTCATATATTTCTGAAGCTCTTGGCAATCGATGTGATCTTCCATCCTGCTTTGGTACCGTCTTCGTATCCACGATGTTTTGGAAAAATTTCTTTAAATACAATAACTTTTCCTACCGGCTGCAAGGCTTGGATGCTGGAGTGCTTATGGGCCAGCTGTTAGAGACAGCCAAACGTTTTGGTTTCGCTGCAGGGGTTTACTTTCAATACCTGGATTCCGCAATCAATCACCTTCTGGGCTTATCTGAACAGGAGGAGAGTGTCTATTCGATTATCCCGTTGTCAGTGGGAACGACCAATTGGGCTTTAAGTGGTGAAGGATCACCAAATTATAAGACAGCGGAAGTGTTGAAAAGGGAACTGCAACCGGTAGAATTTGATCGTATTGAGAGATCAAAAACAGTTTTAGAGTTTCCAAAATTGAATGTTATTAATGAATCTGCCATGCTGGAGTCTGCCGAATCGTTTAATAGGTTCTCTAACAATCCCAGAAATGTTCAGGGGCTTAGCGAGATCCATCTCCCACATGCGGAATCAATAGAGTATGATTTGGCAGAGGTAAGCAAAAAGCGTTATTCACCCGAAATGGACTTTGTTATGGCCAGGATAAATCAGCAGCAGCTGGCTGCCCTGTTGGACGGATCGGTATCTGCTTTTACTTACAGGAATGATCTAGACGATATTTCTTATGGGCAGGAAAACAGGATATCAATCTATGGCTGCTTATATAATGTGGATGGTATCCCAAATGGTGCTTATTACTACAACCATGCTGAACATAGATTAGAAGGAATACAGGAGGGGGACCATCGTCTCCTTTTGCAATCTGGATTATCCTTTGATAACGTAAACCTTCAGCAAGTGCCGCTTTGCCTGCACGTTACTGGCAATATGGATCTTTACCAGCAAGCACTGGGATACAGAGGTTATCGGATTTTACAAATGGAAGCTGGCATGCTTGTGCAAAGATTGCTTCTAAAAGCCTCAGCTTTAGGCCTGGGAGGGCACCCTCTGCTTGGATTCGATGCTGGCATGGCAGATGAGCTTTACGGAATGAACGAGCAAACGTGTCTGATCCAAATCCCAATCGGTCCGTTTCGTCCCAAGCCGTGGTTAAAAGGGAGTATGCATAGCTAA
- a CDS encoding alpha/beta hydrolase, which translates to MVDSFVISLFGHPRNIRVYIPSECDNKSYPVLYMHDGQNVFGNEEAIGSVGLELDNLLEESNIGLIVVAIDQNPPERINEYCPWKNGEFTTKLLGKPSTEGGKGKGYVDFIVHELKPVIDSKYCTNHEETYMAGISLGSLITVYAACTYPQIFKRIAGLSSGFYRNQEEIEKLVESADLSQIEKLY; encoded by the coding sequence ATGGTTGATAGTTTTGTAATTTCCTTGTTTGGCCATCCAAGAAATATCAGGGTTTATATCCCTTCTGAATGTGACAATAAAAGTTATCCTGTTTTGTACATGCATGATGGCCAAAATGTATTTGGGAATGAAGAGGCAATCGGTTCTGTAGGATTGGAGCTGGATAATTTACTGGAAGAAAGCAATATAGGGCTTATTGTAGTAGCGATTGATCAAAATCCGCCTGAGCGGATCAATGAGTATTGTCCCTGGAAAAATGGTGAATTTACAACAAAGCTTCTTGGCAAACCAAGTACCGAAGGCGGTAAAGGCAAGGGTTATGTTGACTTCATTGTCCATGAATTAAAACCTGTGATTGATTCGAAATATTGCACGAATCATGAAGAAACTTATATGGCAGGTATCTCCTTAGGCAGCTTAATCACGGTTTATGCGGCCTGTACATACCCTCAAATTTTTAAAAGGATAGCTGGTCTATCTTCTGGTTTTTATCGGAATCAGGAGGAGATTGAGAAATTAGTAGAATCTGCTGATTTATCCCAGATTGAAAAGCTATATTAG
- a CDS encoding cysteine desulfurase-like protein, whose amino-acid sequence MANEFPIEQVRERFPALKREDNGKQVVYFDGPGGTQMVDYALESMYRYIKNGMANLHGTFNTSADTDALLDQARETVADLLGCQANEVAFGANMTTHAFAIARSLAGFINEGDEIIVTELDHRANVDPWISMARDRGAVIKFIKLDCDNFSLRLEELEEIITQKTKLVAVGMSSNVTGTVTDLMRVINRAKEVGAWAVVDAVHGVPHLAIDFQELGCDILLCSAYKFFGPHVGIAVIRENLFEKLPVYKLNPAPGEIPYKLETGTQNHEGIAGVIGAIRFIEELGFGESRRERMLSGMHAIDEYELELAAEVEAFLRSIPEVTLYRNKSGRKTPTFAFTVDGHHSRDVTAWLAENYNMCVADGDFYASTMAEVLKVYPTGGWVRIGLAPYNTKEEIQQFKEGLTAYIAQHQENMV is encoded by the coding sequence TTGGCTAATGAATTTCCGATTGAGCAGGTGAGGGAAAGATTTCCGGCGTTAAAACGGGAAGACAATGGGAAACAGGTAGTTTATTTTGATGGACCAGGTGGGACTCAGATGGTCGATTATGCACTAGAATCGATGTATCGATACATAAAGAATGGAATGGCGAACCTCCATGGAACCTTCAATACCAGTGCTGATACGGACGCGTTGTTGGACCAAGCTAGAGAGACAGTAGCTGATTTACTTGGGTGCCAGGCGAATGAGGTAGCGTTTGGAGCAAATATGACTACGCATGCTTTTGCAATCGCACGGAGTCTTGCTGGTTTTATCAATGAAGGTGATGAGATTATTGTCACGGAGCTGGACCATCGTGCCAATGTTGACCCTTGGATTTCGATGGCAAGGGATCGTGGAGCAGTCATTAAATTCATAAAACTTGATTGTGATAACTTTAGCTTAAGGCTGGAAGAGCTGGAAGAAATCATTACTCAAAAAACAAAATTGGTAGCCGTGGGGATGTCATCTAATGTTACCGGGACGGTCACGGACTTGATGCGGGTTATAAATAGGGCAAAAGAGGTTGGGGCTTGGGCGGTTGTTGACGCCGTCCATGGAGTACCACATTTAGCAATTGATTTTCAAGAGTTGGGCTGTGATATTCTTCTATGCTCAGCATATAAGTTTTTTGGACCTCATGTTGGAATCGCTGTAATAAGGGAGAACCTTTTCGAGAAACTTCCAGTTTATAAGCTAAATCCTGCACCTGGTGAGATTCCTTACAAGCTTGAGACAGGTACTCAAAATCACGAAGGCATTGCGGGGGTGATCGGTGCCATCCGGTTTATTGAAGAATTGGGTTTTGGAGAATCGAGAAGGGAACGAATGTTATCTGGAATGCATGCTATTGATGAATATGAGCTAGAGCTTGCAGCAGAAGTGGAGGCCTTTCTGCGCAGTATCCCGGAAGTGACGTTGTATCGAAACAAATCGGGAAGAAAGACACCAACTTTTGCTTTTACGGTCGATGGACATCATTCCCGCGATGTCACAGCATGGCTTGCTGAGAATTACAATATGTGTGTTGCCGATGGAGACTTTTATGCTTCTACTATGGCTGAGGTTCTCAAAGTTTATCCAACAGGCGGCTGGGTGCGTATTGGGCTTGCACCATATAATACAAAAGAGGAAATCCAGCAATTTAAAGAGGGATTAACAGCGTATATTGCACAACATCAAGAGAATATGGTTTGA
- a CDS encoding LysE family translocator: MFGISHFEVFLMTAILLNLTPGTDTMYIISRSISQGRTAGIYSALGISAGVVVHTLLAAFGLSVILTQSAFLFTAVKIAGAIYLAYLGARMLLEKSSTHEKKSMPIQSNKKIFFQGMVTNVTNPKVALFFLAFLPQFIHADPGTASPIPFIILGLTFTLTGGTWSLLTAYFSSMATSKLRKNAKAGTVLNRLTGIVFIGMGISLLKAKASS, from the coding sequence ATGTTTGGAATCAGTCATTTTGAAGTATTTTTGATGACCGCCATCCTGCTTAATTTGACTCCAGGGACAGATACGATGTACATCATCAGCAGGAGCATTTCGCAGGGCAGGACGGCAGGTATTTATTCTGCTCTTGGCATCTCAGCAGGAGTAGTTGTTCATACCTTGCTAGCCGCGTTCGGTTTATCCGTTATATTGACTCAATCGGCTTTTTTGTTCACTGCGGTCAAAATAGCTGGAGCGATTTATCTGGCTTATTTAGGGGCAAGAATGTTACTGGAAAAAAGCAGTACCCATGAAAAAAAGTCCATGCCAATACAAAGCAATAAAAAAATCTTTTTTCAAGGGATGGTCACCAATGTAACAAACCCAAAAGTCGCTTTGTTTTTTCTGGCTTTCCTTCCCCAATTCATCCATGCGGATCCGGGGACAGCGAGCCCAATCCCATTCATCATACTGGGATTGACGTTCACTTTGACCGGTGGAACATGGTCTTTGTTGACGGCTTATTTTTCCTCAATGGCAACATCAAAACTCAGGAAAAATGCAAAAGCAGGAACAGTATTGAACCGCCTTACAGGAATTGTTTTTATTGGAATGGGTATAAGTTTATTGAAGGCAAAAGCTTCATCATGA
- a CDS encoding YkvA family protein, translating into MGEALVKFKKRMKKIKEDIFIIAEAYKHPDTPFFIKILALIVVGYAFSPIDLIPDFIPILGYLDDLILIPLGIAMLLKLIPDHVIHESRVKVAATEKVKKKNWLAGLVIILIWALLLYWLVGLIN; encoded by the coding sequence ATGGGAGAAGCGTTGGTCAAATTTAAAAAACGGATGAAAAAAATCAAAGAAGATATCTTTATTATTGCCGAAGCATACAAGCATCCAGATACCCCTTTTTTTATCAAAATTTTGGCGCTGATTGTCGTGGGTTATGCATTCAGTCCCATTGATTTAATACCTGACTTTATTCCCATTCTCGGATATCTCGATGATCTTATCCTGATCCCATTGGGAATTGCCATGCTTTTGAAATTAATACCTGATCATGTCATTCATGAATCGCGGGTAAAGGTTGCAGCAACTGAAAAAGTGAAGAAGAAAAATTGGCTGGCGGGATTGGTTATCATCTTGATATGGGCTTTATTGTTATACTGGTTGGTTGGGTTAATAAACTGA
- a CDS encoding STAS domain-containing protein, which produces MSIEESEVVGRKIFGNRYQLAKLFSENILKNSTENFEKFKMPEPEYLELRAEIIGYFGEILYQNPEIVYESVCNWSRKAANQTVAFGISLTQSLRIVSLFRLIIWEIFTEELEQNRISCKTMVQISQQYDRLIDAIFKITGEIHEKHNLSLVESTFTELKELSVPVVPISKGIAVLPVIGSIDNDRAKMIMQVSLNESIRLDIQYFILDLSGVSMIDSLVANSLFQIVNTLKLIGVEVVITGISPTIAQTMTRVGLNFNLIKVSSSLENALLDLGFKHVTV; this is translated from the coding sequence GTGTCTATAGAAGAGTCTGAAGTGGTGGGCAGAAAAATCTTTGGTAACCGGTATCAGCTCGCTAAGTTATTTAGCGAAAATATCCTTAAAAATTCAACAGAGAATTTTGAGAAGTTCAAAATGCCTGAACCTGAATATTTGGAATTAAGAGCTGAAATCATCGGGTACTTTGGCGAAATATTATATCAAAATCCTGAGATTGTATACGAATCTGTTTGTAACTGGTCGAGAAAGGCAGCGAATCAAACAGTTGCATTTGGAATATCGTTAACACAGTCGTTAAGAATTGTCTCCTTGTTCCGCTTGATTATTTGGGAAATATTCACTGAGGAATTGGAACAGAATCGTATTTCTTGCAAAACCATGGTTCAAATTAGTCAACAGTATGATAGATTGATTGATGCAATCTTTAAAATCACTGGTGAAATTCATGAAAAACATAACCTTAGCCTTGTGGAATCAACTTTTACTGAATTAAAGGAACTGTCTGTCCCGGTCGTTCCTATTTCCAAAGGGATTGCCGTCTTGCCTGTAATTGGTTCTATTGATAATGATCGTGCCAAAATGATTATGCAGGTATCGCTAAATGAGTCCATCAGGCTTGATATTCAGTATTTCATTTTGGACCTTTCAGGAGTTTCCATGATTGACAGTCTGGTTGCAAATTCCCTTTTTCAAATCGTGAATACACTAAAATTAATTGGTGTAGAAGTCGTTATTACCGGAATTAGTCCCACAATTGCTCAAACCATGACACGAGTGGGGTTGAATTTCAATTTAATAAAAGTTAGCAGTTCACTAGAAAATGCTCTTTTAGATCTTGGATTTAAACATGTGACAGTGTAA